In one window of Cellulophaga sp. HaHa_2_95 DNA:
- a CDS encoding efflux RND transporter permease subunit, giving the protein MLKTFIERPVLSTVISIIIVILGVISISSLPIEEYPDIAPPTIKVTASYAGANAETVLESVIIPIEEQINGVEGMSYITSTASNTGAAEITVYFNQEVDADIAAVNVQNRVSRANALLPQEVIQTGVITQKQETSALMFISMYSENENYDATFIQNYLKINVVPAMQRISGVGDVSLFSQQDYAMRIWLKPEKLATYGLIPSDITAALAEQNLEAAAGSLGQNNGEAFSYTLTYSGRFKNKQQYADIVIKALGNGEFLRLNDVATIELDAQSYAANAMSMGNPAVFMGIFQTKGSNAREIIENIKVTLEDVKKDLPEGLDIFVPYDTSLFLNASIEKVISTLLEAFLLVFLVVFLFLQDFRSTLIPAIAVPVSIIGTFFFLNVFGYSINLLTLFALVLAIGIVVDDAIVVVEAVHAKLDEGEKSPKKATLVAMNEISGAIISITLVMAAVFIPVTFITGPTGVFYEQFGVTLIIAILISAVNALTLSPALCALLLKGHKDDDELKSKSPLKRFYTLFNRGFNATIDRYGKSLQFLYKRKWISPLLLVIAVAGIYWASQTTPTGFVPNEDRGIIFANIALPEGASLDRTDAVSRDLYSKINSIEGIVAVNFIKGRSLINGQGSNYGFGIIKLADWADREDAATSVQAITGKLFGVAAGIKEANIIFFSPPSIRGFGNSAGFEVNLLDKFGGEFKDLDQANKDFAMALMKHPEIKYAQSSFSTNYPQYEMEVNVPLAKEKGVPINSIFSTLQGYIGGIYASDFSRFGKQFRVYIQALPDDRADVDDLNSMYVRTDSGEMTPITQFVKLERVYGPQSVTRFNLFNSTAITGATNDGFSTGDAIRVIEEEVSNLPNNYTIAYSGLTREEVSAGSQTIFIFGLSILFVYFLLSAQYESYLLPFAVILSLPFGVFGAYISTKLFGLENNIYFQISLIMLIGLLAKNAILIVEIALQKRRAGESIVEAAIDGAKSRLRPILMTSFAFILGLMPLVLAKGVGSEGNRSIGTGAVGGLLIGTILGVFVIPILFILFQWLQEKISSKPEVLTIEE; this is encoded by the coding sequence ATGTTAAAAACATTTATTGAAAGACCAGTGCTTTCAACAGTAATCTCTATTATCATCGTAATACTTGGTGTCATCAGTATATCAAGTTTACCTATAGAGGAGTATCCAGATATTGCACCACCAACCATTAAGGTGACCGCATCTTACGCGGGAGCAAATGCCGAAACCGTTTTAGAGAGTGTTATTATTCCTATCGAAGAACAAATTAATGGTGTAGAAGGTATGAGTTACATTACCTCTACAGCCTCTAACACAGGTGCTGCAGAAATTACCGTTTACTTTAATCAAGAAGTAGATGCAGATATAGCTGCGGTTAACGTTCAAAACCGTGTATCTAGAGCAAACGCATTATTACCACAAGAAGTTATACAGACCGGAGTGATCACTCAAAAGCAAGAAACGAGTGCGTTAATGTTTATCTCTATGTATTCTGAAAATGAAAATTACGATGCAACATTCATTCAGAATTATTTAAAAATAAATGTGGTACCAGCCATGCAACGTATTAGTGGTGTTGGAGATGTTAGTTTGTTCTCTCAACAAGATTATGCGATGCGTATTTGGTTGAAACCTGAAAAATTAGCAACGTACGGTTTAATACCTTCAGATATTACTGCAGCTTTAGCTGAGCAAAACTTAGAAGCTGCGGCAGGTTCTTTAGGGCAGAATAATGGGGAAGCATTCTCCTATACATTAACCTATAGCGGACGTTTCAAAAACAAGCAACAATATGCAGATATTGTTATTAAAGCTTTAGGTAATGGAGAGTTTCTTCGATTGAATGATGTTGCAACTATTGAGTTAGATGCACAATCCTATGCCGCTAATGCCATGAGTATGGGCAACCCAGCTGTATTTATGGGTATTTTTCAAACTAAAGGTTCTAATGCAAGAGAAATTATTGAGAATATTAAGGTTACATTAGAAGATGTGAAAAAAGACCTTCCAGAAGGTTTAGATATTTTTGTGCCTTACGACACTAGTTTGTTTTTAAATGCGTCTATAGAAAAGGTAATTAGTACCCTATTAGAAGCGTTCTTATTGGTATTTTTAGTGGTATTTCTATTCTTACAAGATTTCAGGTCTACATTAATTCCGGCAATTGCTGTACCTGTTTCTATTATAGGTACGTTCTTTTTCTTGAATGTTTTTGGATACTCTATTAACCTCTTAACACTATTTGCGTTAGTCCTTGCCATTGGTATTGTAGTGGATGATGCTATTGTAGTGGTGGAAGCTGTCCATGCCAAATTGGATGAAGGAGAAAAGAGCCCTAAAAAGGCCACCTTAGTTGCCATGAATGAGATATCCGGCGCTATTATCTCTATTACTTTGGTAATGGCAGCGGTATTTATTCCTGTAACATTTATAACCGGACCTACAGGCGTATTCTATGAGCAGTTTGGGGTAACTTTGATTATAGCCATTTTAATATCAGCTGTAAATGCATTGACTTTAAGTCCTGCATTATGTGCGTTATTATTAAAAGGACATAAGGATGACGATGAACTAAAAAGCAAAAGTCCTTTAAAACGTTTCTACACGCTTTTTAACCGTGGATTTAATGCGACTATAGACCGATACGGAAAATCGCTTCAGTTTTTATACAAGAGAAAATGGATTTCACCATTGTTATTAGTGATTGCAGTTGCAGGTATATACTGGGCTTCTCAGACCACACCTACAGGATTTGTACCTAATGAAGACAGAGGTATTATTTTTGCAAATATTGCTTTACCAGAAGGTGCTTCATTAGATAGAACAGATGCTGTTTCAAGAGATCTGTACAGTAAAATAAATAGTATTGAAGGTATTGTTGCCGTAAACTTTATAAAGGGTAGAAGTTTAATCAATGGACAAGGGAGTAACTATGGTTTTGGAATTATAAAATTAGCGGATTGGGCAGATCGTGAAGATGCTGCAACCTCAGTACAAGCCATTACAGGTAAACTATTTGGCGTAGCTGCAGGAATAAAAGAAGCTAATATTATATTCTTCTCTCCTCCTAGTATCCGTGGTTTTGGTAACTCGGCAGGTTTTGAGGTGAATTTATTAGATAAGTTTGGTGGAGAATTCAAAGATTTAGATCAAGCGAATAAGGACTTTGCCATGGCTTTAATGAAGCACCCAGAAATTAAATATGCGCAATCTTCTTTCAGTACAAATTACCCGCAATACGAAATGGAAGTGAATGTGCCTTTAGCAAAAGAAAAAGGGGTACCTATTAATAGCATTTTTTCCACACTACAAGGGTATATTGGTGGTATTTATGCTTCAGATTTCTCTAGATTTGGAAAACAATTTAGAGTATATATTCAAGCATTACCAGATGACAGAGCAGATGTTGATGATCTAAATAGTATGTATGTACGAACAGATTCTGGCGAGATGACACCAATTACACAATTTGTAAAACTGGAGCGTGTATACGGGCCACAATCAGTAACCCGTTTTAACCTATTTAATTCTACAGCCATAACAGGTGCTACCAATGATGGGTTTAGTACGGGTGATGCCATTAGGGTAATTGAAGAGGAAGTTAGCAACTTACCAAATAATTACACCATTGCTTATTCTGGTTTAACACGAGAAGAAGTAAGTGCAGGGAGCCAAACAATCTTTATTTTTGGTTTAAGTATTCTCTTTGTATACTTCTTATTAAGTGCGCAATATGAAAGTTATTTATTACCATTTGCTGTAATTTTATCATTGCCCTTTGGAGTATTTGGCGCCTATATAAGCACCAAATTGTTTGGGCTAGAAAACAACATCTATTTCCAGATTTCTTTAATTATGCTTATTGGACTACTCGCCAAAAACGCCATACTTATTGTAGAAATTGCTTTGCAGAAACGGAGAGCTGGCGAAAGTATTGTCGAAGCAGCCATTGATGGGGCCAAATCTCGTTTACGCCCTATTTTAATGACCTCGTTTGCCTTTATTTTAGGATTAATGCCGTTAGTACTAGCTAAAGGTGTGGGATCTGAAGGAAATAGATCTATTGGTACAGGTGCCGTTGGTGGATTACTTATAGGAACCATTTTAGGTGTCTTTGTAATTCCAATATTATTCATATTATTTCAGTGGTTACAGGAAAAAATTTCTAGTAAACCCGAAGTACTAACTATTGAAGAATAA
- a CDS encoding SulP family inorganic anion transporter, translating to MFKTLKNDLPASVVVFFVALPLCLGIALASGAPLFAGIISGIIGGVVVGALSGSKIGVSGPAAGLAAIVLTAIGTLGGYQNFLVAVVLGGVIQIIFGILKAGVIGYYFPSSVIKGMLTGIGIIIILKQIPHFFGYDPDPEGDFSFFQVDGENTFSEIFKTINNISPGATLIAIIGLAILLLWDKVFSKMGKFFQIIQGPLVAVVVGILYFTFTKDHETLAISAKHLVSVPIPEDAASFLAQFKFPNFSAITNPEVWITGFTIALVASLETLLCVEATDKLDPDKNVTPTNRELLAQGTGNVISGLIGGLPITQVIVRSSANIQSGGKSKVSAIIHGLLLLISVILIPTFLNMIPLSVLASILFIVGFKLAKPSLFLKMYQLGWKQSIPFFVTVVGIVFTDLLVGIGLGLAVGIVVILLKSYQNSHFLHIEDNSNGKHKIKMTLAEEVTFFNKGAILKELDSLPKDTYLELDLLNTRYLDNDIIEILEDFSIKAKERNIDIKLISKRGTVENPTSYIEFFNERPKSDLSLS from the coding sequence ATGTTTAAAACATTAAAAAACGACTTACCTGCAAGTGTCGTTGTATTTTTCGTTGCTTTACCGCTATGTTTAGGGATCGCTTTAGCAAGTGGCGCACCATTATTTGCTGGTATTATTTCCGGTATTATAGGAGGTGTTGTCGTAGGAGCTTTGTCTGGCTCTAAAATTGGAGTTAGTGGCCCGGCCGCAGGATTAGCGGCAATTGTATTAACCGCCATCGGCACGCTTGGCGGATATCAAAACTTTTTAGTAGCCGTTGTTCTTGGAGGAGTTATCCAAATAATATTTGGTATTTTAAAAGCAGGGGTTATTGGTTATTATTTCCCATCATCGGTAATAAAAGGAATGCTAACTGGTATTGGTATTATTATCATTCTAAAACAAATTCCACACTTTTTTGGTTATGATCCAGATCCAGAAGGAGATTTTTCCTTTTTTCAAGTTGATGGAGAAAATACCTTTTCTGAAATTTTTAAAACAATTAACAATATTAGCCCTGGAGCAACATTAATTGCTATAATAGGTTTAGCTATTTTATTATTATGGGATAAAGTATTCTCCAAAATGGGGAAATTTTTCCAGATAATTCAAGGACCCTTAGTTGCAGTGGTTGTTGGTATCCTGTATTTCACTTTTACAAAAGACCATGAAACATTGGCGATCTCTGCGAAGCACTTAGTTAGTGTTCCTATTCCAGAAGATGCAGCATCATTCTTAGCACAATTTAAATTTCCGAATTTTAGTGCTATCACGAATCCAGAAGTTTGGATTACAGGTTTTACAATTGCTTTAGTTGCTAGTTTAGAAACGCTACTGTGCGTAGAAGCCACAGATAAGCTAGACCCTGATAAGAATGTAACCCCTACCAACCGTGAGCTATTGGCTCAAGGTACAGGAAACGTGATATCAGGTCTTATTGGTGGTCTACCAATTACCCAAGTAATTGTTCGTAGTTCTGCAAACATCCAATCTGGAGGAAAGTCTAAAGTATCTGCAATTATTCATGGTTTATTATTATTGATTTCTGTGATCCTAATCCCAACATTTTTGAATATGATTCCGCTATCTGTATTGGCGTCTATTCTATTTATTGTAGGATTTAAATTAGCAAAACCTTCCTTGTTTCTAAAAATGTATCAATTAGGTTGGAAGCAGTCTATACCATTTTTCGTGACAGTTGTAGGGATTGTTTTTACGGATTTATTAGTGGGTATAGGCTTAGGTTTAGCCGTAGGTATTGTAGTGATTCTTTTAAAAAGTTACCAAAACTCTCACTTTCTACATATAGAAGATAATAGTAATGGAAAGCACAAAATTAAAATGACTTTAGCAGAAGAAGTAACCTTCTTTAACAAAGGCGCCATTCTAAAAGAATTGGACAGCTTACCTAAAGACACCTATTTAGAATTAGATCTTTTGAATACACGATATTTAGATAATGATATTATAGAAATTTTAGAAGATTTTTCTATAAAAGCAAAAGAAAGAAATATTGATATTAAATTAATATCTAAGCGTGGTACTGTGGAAAACCCTACAAGTTATATCGAGTTCTTTAATGAACGACCAAAATCTGACTTAAGTCTAAGCTAG
- a CDS encoding SH3 domain-containing protein, giving the protein MKNILFIFILFSSALGFSQGTALFDAANKAYNDGKYEVAEKTYLKILTNDEASSELYFNLGNVYYKQNNIAPSIYYYEKALLLKPNDPDIKNNLAYAQNMTLDAITVLPETGLKKLYKNATSFFSFEQWAYTSVFLIFLFVIAYLLYYFLASAVLKRILFISSLVFLFISIASIALAYIKYEEYKNDNPAIVFSEESIIQAEPNARSTESFRLHEGTKVMVLETLNDWYKVKIADGKTGWISAEDIKLLKDI; this is encoded by the coding sequence GTGAAAAACATATTATTCATATTCATTTTATTCTCTAGTGCTTTGGGTTTTTCACAAGGCACAGCATTATTTGATGCCGCAAACAAAGCTTATAATGACGGTAAATACGAAGTAGCAGAAAAAACCTATCTGAAAATATTAACTAATGATGAGGCCTCTTCTGAACTCTATTTTAATCTTGGAAATGTTTACTATAAGCAAAACAATATAGCGCCTAGCATCTATTACTATGAGAAAGCCCTGCTTTTGAAACCCAATGATCCTGATATCAAGAATAATTTGGCGTATGCCCAGAACATGACCTTAGATGCTATTACCGTCTTACCAGAAACGGGACTTAAGAAACTATACAAGAATGCTACCTCTTTCTTTTCTTTTGAACAATGGGCCTACACTAGTGTTTTTCTAATTTTCCTTTTTGTTATTGCTTATCTTCTCTATTACTTTTTAGCTAGCGCTGTTTTAAAACGAATTTTATTTATAAGCTCTTTGGTATTTTTATTTATTTCCATCGCATCCATTGCTCTAGCCTATATAAAATATGAGGAGTATAAAAACGATAACCCTGCCATTGTCTTCTCAGAAGAAAGCATCATACAAGCAGAGCCTAATGCGAGAAGTACAGAGTCTTTTAGATTACACGAAGGCACTAAAGTGATGGTTCTAGAAACACTTAATGATTGGTATAAAGTAAAGATTGCCGATGGAAAAACGGGATGGATTTCGGCAGAGGACATTAAACTCCTAAAAGATATTTAA
- the pheS gene encoding phenylalanine--tRNA ligase subunit alpha — protein MIDKIKEHIAEIEKFTSDSKEAVENLRIKYLGKKGLLNDFFTEFKNVPNDQKKEFGQTINQLKTIATEKINKLKEAIEDKVDDNGGYGDLTRPGEPVELGSRHPISIVKNQIIDIFSRIGFNVSEGPEIEDDWHNFTALNLPEYHPARDMQDTFFIQTNPDILLRTHTSSVQVRYMEDNKPPIRTISPGRVYRNEAISARSHCFFHQIEGLYIDKNVSFADLKQTLQFFTTELFGKSKIRLRPSYFPFTEPSAEVDVYWGLETEADYRITKGTGWLEIGGCGMVDPNVLTNCGIDPNEYSGFAFGVGIDRIAMLLHQITDIRLLSENDVRFLEQFKSAL, from the coding sequence ATGATTGATAAAATAAAAGAACATATTGCTGAAATTGAAAAGTTTACGTCAGACTCTAAAGAGGCTGTAGAAAACTTAAGAATTAAATACCTAGGTAAGAAAGGTCTTTTAAATGATTTCTTTACGGAATTTAAGAATGTCCCTAATGACCAAAAAAAGGAATTTGGACAAACTATCAATCAATTAAAAACAATTGCTACCGAAAAAATCAATAAACTTAAGGAGGCTATTGAAGATAAAGTAGATGACAATGGCGGGTATGGCGATTTGACACGCCCTGGAGAACCGGTAGAATTAGGTTCAAGACATCCAATATCTATCGTTAAAAATCAAATTATTGATATCTTCTCAAGAATAGGCTTTAACGTTTCTGAAGGTCCCGAAATTGAAGATGACTGGCATAACTTCACCGCATTGAACCTACCTGAGTATCACCCAGCACGTGACATGCAGGACACCTTTTTTATCCAAACAAATCCTGACATCCTATTACGTACGCACACCTCTTCGGTACAAGTACGTTATATGGAAGATAACAAACCACCTATTAGAACTATTTCTCCTGGTAGAGTGTATAGAAATGAAGCTATTTCTGCTCGTTCTCACTGTTTTTTCCATCAAATAGAAGGCTTATATATTGATAAAAATGTATCCTTTGCAGATTTAAAACAAACATTACAGTTCTTTACTACAGAGCTTTTCGGCAAATCTAAAATTAGATTAAGACCTTCTTATTTTCCATTCACAGAGCCTAGTGCTGAAGTAGATGTGTATTGGGGGTTAGAAACAGAAGCAGATTATAGAATTACAAAAGGAACAGGTTGGTTAGAAATTGGAGGATGCGGAATGGTAGACCCAAATGTTTTGACCAATTGTGGTATTGATCCTAATGAATATTCTGGCTTTGCATTTGGAGTAGGGATAGATCGTATTGCCATGCTATTGCACCAAATTACCGATATTCGTTTACTAAGTGAGAATGATGTTCGTTTTTTAGAACAATTTAAATCTGCGCTTTAA
- a CDS encoding GbsR/MarR family transcriptional regulator, producing MAKNICKEKMSLVEKLGVHLENREQLAPVAARILSYIILTGKKGTTFEDMVTILCASKSTISTHLNHLQDLKKIEYFTKTGDRKKYFIINADTIIQHVDKMINDWKEIRELHLEIKNYKDHQNNKSIENEEEKFDLNFHNDYIKFIDGASASIEELRLKLKTTNKQFDI from the coding sequence ATGGCAAAAAATATTTGTAAAGAAAAAATGTCTTTAGTTGAAAAACTAGGTGTGCATTTAGAAAATAGAGAGCAATTGGCTCCTGTCGCAGCACGTATACTATCTTATATAATTCTTACGGGTAAAAAAGGGACTACGTTTGAAGATATGGTAACTATCCTTTGTGCCAGTAAAAGCACTATTTCTACACACCTTAATCATTTACAAGACTTAAAAAAAATTGAGTACTTCACAAAAACCGGAGATCGTAAAAAATATTTTATCATTAATGCAGATACCATTATTCAGCATGTTGATAAAATGATAAATGATTGGAAAGAAATACGTGAATTACACTTAGAAATTAAAAATTATAAGGACCATCAAAACAATAAAAGCATTGAAAATGAAGAAGAAAAATTTGATTTAAATTTTCACAACGATTATATAAAATTTATAGATGGAGCTTCTGCTTCTATTGAAGAATTAAGATTAAAATTAAAGACAACAAACAAACAATTCGATATCTAA
- a CDS encoding efflux RND transporter periplasmic adaptor subunit, whose amino-acid sequence MRHTKLLTILALTLLLVVSSCGDNGGQKAAAPEGPAPSFPVVTMQTKTVTGYQEYPANIEGIVNSDVRAKVSGYIQKVLVDEGQKVRKGQVLFKLETQSLSQDAGAAKARINVAQVEVNKLIPLVEKNIISPVQLETAKANLAQAQANYSSVSASVGYATIKSPVDGYVGSINFREGALISPGDSKPLTTVSEISQVYAFFSFNEAQYIDLLQRSEGTTKAERIKNSPDLSLVLANGKIYSETGRIQTSTGQINENTGTIKIRAAFDNPNEILTNGNSGKIRFPIEYKDAIVLPQSSTFEQQKDIVAFIIDKDNKAKSTILKIQGTVGNLYVVESGLKAGDKLIVSGVGKIRDGMAITPQDTPFDEAIKPIEVLFKN is encoded by the coding sequence ATGAGACATACTAAATTATTAACGATACTAGCATTAACCCTACTATTAGTCGTTTCAAGTTGTGGAGACAATGGCGGACAAAAAGCTGCAGCACCAGAGGGCCCTGCCCCCTCTTTTCCGGTTGTTACTATGCAAACCAAAACAGTAACAGGGTATCAAGAATATCCAGCAAATATAGAAGGTATAGTTAACAGTGATGTTAGAGCCAAGGTTTCTGGGTATATTCAGAAAGTATTAGTAGACGAAGGACAAAAAGTACGTAAAGGTCAAGTGTTATTTAAATTAGAAACACAATCTCTAAGTCAAGATGCAGGTGCAGCAAAAGCACGTATCAACGTAGCTCAAGTAGAAGTAAATAAATTAATCCCTCTTGTAGAGAAAAACATTATTAGCCCCGTACAATTAGAAACCGCAAAAGCAAACTTAGCACAAGCACAAGCAAATTACAGTAGTGTTTCTGCAAGTGTGGGTTATGCCACTATTAAGAGTCCTGTAGATGGCTATGTTGGTTCTATTAACTTTAGAGAAGGTGCTTTAATTAGTCCTGGTGACAGTAAGCCATTAACCACCGTTAGTGAAATTAGTCAAGTGTATGCTTTTTTTAGTTTTAATGAAGCGCAGTATATAGATCTTTTACAAAGATCTGAAGGAACAACAAAAGCAGAACGTATAAAAAATTCTCCAGATCTAAGCCTAGTTTTAGCCAACGGAAAAATTTATTCAGAAACAGGCCGTATTCAAACAAGTACAGGTCAAATAAATGAAAATACAGGAACGATTAAAATTAGAGCTGCTTTTGATAATCCAAATGAAATTTTAACCAATGGAAACAGTGGTAAAATTAGGTTTCCAATAGAATATAAAGATGCTATTGTACTACCTCAATCATCAACATTTGAACAACAAAAAGATATTGTAGCTTTTATCATAGATAAAGACAACAAAGCAAAATCTACTATTTTAAAAATTCAAGGTACCGTTGGTAATTTATATGTGGTAGAATCTGGACTAAAAGCTGGTGATAAACTTATTGTCTCTGGTGTTGGTAAAATAAGAGATGGAATGGCTATTACACCACAAGACACCCCGTTTGATGAGGCTATTAAACCAATAGAGGTTTTATTTAAGAATTAA
- a CDS encoding carbonic anhydrase: protein MNLDFVFENNKKWVNDKLSENANYFDEMGKGQSPELLYIGCSDSRVSAEDLMGLGPGEVFVHRNIANMVIGTDLNAMSVVEYAVMHLKVDHIVVCGHYGCGGVKAAMQSADLGILNPWLRNIRDVYRIHKKELNAIENEHDKYERLVELNVEEQCVNLIKTAAVQKAYRDHGLKVHGWVFDIHTGKLIDLKIDFEGILGNIMEIYHLD, encoded by the coding sequence ATGAATCTTGATTTTGTATTCGAAAACAATAAAAAGTGGGTCAATGATAAGCTTAGCGAGAATGCTAACTACTTTGATGAAATGGGCAAAGGGCAAAGCCCCGAATTGCTCTATATTGGTTGTTCTGATAGCCGCGTAAGTGCAGAAGACTTAATGGGCTTAGGTCCTGGCGAAGTATTTGTACATAGAAACATTGCCAATATGGTTATAGGTACAGACCTTAATGCCATGTCTGTCGTAGAGTATGCAGTTATGCACTTGAAAGTGGACCATATTGTCGTTTGTGGTCATTACGGCTGTGGTGGTGTAAAAGCCGCTATGCAATCTGCAGACTTAGGAATTTTAAATCCTTGGCTTAGAAATATAAGAGATGTCTACCGCATTCATAAGAAAGAACTTAATGCTATTGAAAATGAGCATGACAAGTATGAACGCCTAGTAGAATTAAATGTAGAAGAGCAATGCGTGAATCTTATTAAAACAGCAGCAGTGCAAAAAGCCTACAGAGATCATGGTTTAAAAGTACATGGCTGGGTGTTTGACATCCACACAGGTAAATTAATCGATTTAAAAATTGATTTCGAAGGTATTCTGGGCAATATTATGGAGATTTACCACTTAGACTAA
- a CDS encoding carbonic anhydrase family protein, with the protein MKAHTRETQSTMTPQKALDFLKEGNQRFQNNLKANRNLLEQVNDTSEGQFPFATILSCIDSRVSAELVFDQGLGDVFSIRIAGNFVNEDILGSMEFASKLAGTKLIVVLGHTSCGAIKGACDHARMGNLTALINKIEPAVAAVKEPKDENLRNSKNLEFVDAVSAENVLQTIKNVRDRSEILAEMEKQDEIKIIGAMYDISTGAVDFY; encoded by the coding sequence ATGAAGGCACATACAAGAGAAACGCAATCTACAATGACTCCTCAAAAAGCATTGGATTTTCTAAAAGAAGGCAATCAGCGTTTTCAAAATAATTTAAAAGCAAATCGTAATTTACTAGAACAAGTAAATGACACAAGCGAAGGGCAATTTCCTTTTGCAACCATTCTTAGCTGTATTGATTCTCGTGTTTCTGCAGAATTAGTATTTGATCAAGGCTTAGGAGATGTATTTAGCATACGTATTGCTGGGAATTTTGTAAATGAAGATATTTTAGGAAGTATGGAATTTGCTAGCAAATTAGCAGGAACTAAACTTATTGTAGTTCTTGGTCATACCAGTTGTGGTGCTATCAAAGGAGCTTGCGATCATGCAAGGATGGGTAACTTAACTGCTTTAATAAACAAAATAGAGCCTGCCGTAGCTGCCGTAAAAGAACCAAAAGACGAAAATTTAAGAAATTCTAAAAATTTAGAATTTGTAGATGCTGTTTCTGCTGAAAATGTTTTGCAGACTATAAAGAATGTTAGAGACCGCAGTGAAATATTAGCCGAAATGGAAAAACAAGACGAAATAAAAATTATTGGTGCTATGTATGATATTTCTACTGGTGCTGTAGATTTTTATTAG